From a single Fusobacterium pseudoperiodonticum genomic region:
- a CDS encoding toxin-antitoxin system YwqK family antitoxin, with product MKKIFIVLTFIFISLLSFADNTNITMTTLSDEQTIELDFNVKLLLGMIKAENNPKYKKLLDYIDDNLAKKGEVKYSANINLKKASSEVFSESGELLYEEKLPEEFMDILNYSLATADDKEKTKKVIKGFYENTAYMLISKNNGKPKFFKEVNLESDGHKIKNTIEVILKRELTEAEKKELLSLKNEKLITKYRTYVDNEISKVYTDNNLTILKEFKNSTETLTAYDKNRNSLKREKRYTDSSYSNGTLKSYKNDKLVDEIVFENSMPKLKKMYYDDGNLAFEFPLKDGKIHGEAKKYYRSGKIREVYSFKNGKREGIGREYSETGEIIKESLYKDNEEIKKIK from the coding sequence ATGAAAAAGATTTTTATAGTTTTAACATTTATTTTTATTAGTTTACTAAGTTTTGCAGATAATACTAATATAACAATGACAACACTTTCAGATGAACAAACAATTGAACTAGATTTTAATGTAAAATTATTATTGGGAATGATTAAAGCTGAAAACAATCCTAAATATAAGAAATTATTAGATTACATTGATGATAATTTAGCTAAAAAAGGTGAGGTTAAATACTCTGCTAATATAAATTTAAAAAAAGCTTCTTCAGAAGTTTTTTCAGAAAGTGGTGAATTACTATATGAAGAAAAACTTCCAGAAGAGTTTATGGATATTCTAAATTACTCTCTAGCTACTGCAGATGATAAAGAAAAAACTAAAAAAGTTATAAAAGGTTTTTATGAAAACACTGCTTACATGCTTATAAGTAAAAATAATGGAAAACCTAAATTTTTTAAAGAAGTAAATTTGGAATCTGATGGACATAAAATAAAAAATACAATAGAAGTTATACTAAAAAGAGAGCTAACTGAAGCTGAAAAAAAAGAATTATTAAGTTTGAAAAATGAAAAATTGATAACAAAATATAGAACTTATGTTGACAATGAAATTTCAAAGGTTTACACAGATAATAATTTAACTATACTTAAAGAATTTAAAAATTCAACAGAAACTCTTACTGCATATGATAAAAATAGGAATAGTCTTAAAAGAGAAAAAAGATATACAGATAGCAGTTATTCAAATGGAACTTTAAAAAGCTATAAAAATGATAAATTGGTAGATGAAATAGTTTTTGAAAACTCTATGCCAAAACTAAAAAAAATGTATTATGATGATGGTAATTTAGCTTTTGAATTTCCTTTAAAAGATGGAAAAATTCATGGAGAGGCTAAGAAGTACTATAGAAGTGGAAAAATTAGAGAAGTATATTCATTTAAAAATGGAAAAAGAGAAGGTATAGGAAGAGAATATAGTGAAACAGGAGAAATAATAAAAGAAAGCTTGTATAAAGATAATGAAGAAATTAAAAAAATAAAATAA
- a CDS encoding toxin-antitoxin system YwqK family antitoxin, whose protein sequence is MKKIFIVLTFVFISLLSFADNTNVGVRIPLGEQKVELDPSLKMLMGLTKVENDPKYKKLVDYVEENLAKKGIVKYSGAINLKKGAMEIFSENGVLLSEEKLPDEFMTMISFPLNFEDDKEKVKKMLKEAYENPAYVTISKNNGKPKIYMERTMGPAEEKIKIIDEVILKRELTEAEKKEMLSLKNDELIAKYKSYIEIESSKGYQNNKLVMTKEFKNLTETAVIYDKDNNSMKMEIKYKDNSLKNGTARSYTNNKLTQEMVFENSTAILIREYHDNGNLATELPANGEAKIYYENGKIKESIPIKNGKREGVGKEYDETGKVIKETLYRNDKEMKKAKKIK, encoded by the coding sequence ATGAAAAAAATTTTTATAGTTTTAACATTTGTTTTTATTAGTTTACTGAGTTTTGCAGATAATACTAATGTAGGAGTAAGAATCCCTTTAGGAGAACAAAAAGTTGAATTAGACCCTAGTCTAAAAATGTTAATGGGCTTGACTAAAGTCGAAAATGATCCTAAATATAAAAAATTAGTTGATTATGTTGAAGAGAATTTAGCTAAAAAAGGTATTGTAAAATACTCTGGTGCTATAAATTTAAAAAAAGGAGCTATGGAAATTTTTTCAGAAAATGGTGTACTACTAAGTGAAGAAAAACTTCCAGATGAATTTATGACTATGATAAGTTTCCCTTTAAATTTTGAAGACGATAAAGAAAAAGTTAAAAAAATGCTAAAAGAAGCTTACGAAAATCCTGCTTATGTTACTATTAGTAAAAATAATGGTAAACCTAAAATTTATATGGAAAGAACTATGGGACCTGCAGAAGAAAAAATAAAAATTATAGATGAAGTTATATTAAAAAGAGAACTAACAGAAGCTGAAAAGAAAGAAATGTTAAGTTTAAAAAACGATGAATTAATAGCAAAATATAAATCTTACATCGAAATTGAAAGTTCAAAAGGATATCAAAATAACAAACTAGTTATGACTAAAGAATTTAAAAACTTAACAGAAACTGCTGTTATATATGATAAAGATAATAATTCTATGAAAATGGAGATAAAATACAAAGATAATAGCTTAAAAAATGGAACTGCAAGATCTTATACTAATAATAAGTTAACACAAGAAATGGTTTTTGAAAACTCTACAGCAATATTAATTAGAGAATACCATGATAATGGTAATCTAGCTACTGAATTACCTGCTAATGGAGAAGCTAAAATTTATTATGAAAACGGAAAAATTAAAGAATCTATTCCTATTAAAAATGGAAAAAGAGAAGGTGTAGGAAAAGAATATGATGAAACAGGTAAAGTAATTAAAGAAACTTTATATAGAAATGATAAGGAAATGAAAAAAGCCAAAAAAATAAAATAA
- a CDS encoding esterase/lipase family protein, with amino-acid sequence MNYRIALIHGFFRNYKDMEELENNLMNMGYTVDNLNFPLTFPSIDMSINILKKYLLSLKEKKINKQNEIVLIGFGFGGVLIRETLKLEEVSGIVDKVILLSSPINDSTLHRRLKRTFPFIDLIFKPLAIYSKTRRDRRRFDKDIEVGLIIGRESSGFFGKWLGDYNDGYIEMKDVAFPAAKDKILIPITHNELNKRIGTARYIHNFISKGKFRLE; translated from the coding sequence ATGAATTATAGAATAGCACTAATACATGGATTTTTTAGAAATTATAAAGATATGGAAGAGTTAGAAAATAACCTTATGAATATGGGTTACACAGTGGATAATTTAAATTTTCCACTAACTTTTCCTTCTATTGATATGTCAATAAATATCTTAAAAAAATATCTTTTATCTTTAAAAGAGAAAAAAATTAATAAACAAAATGAAATTGTATTAATAGGCTTTGGTTTTGGTGGTGTCTTAATAAGAGAAACTTTAAAATTAGAAGAAGTAAGTGGAATAGTGGATAAGGTAATCTTATTATCTTCCCCAATTAACGATTCTACTTTACATAGAAGATTAAAAAGAACTTTTCCTTTTATTGACCTAATCTTTAAACCACTTGCTATCTACTCTAAAACAAGAAGAGATAGAAGACGTTTTGACAAGGATATAGAAGTTGGACTTATAATAGGGAGAGAAAGTTCGGGATTCTTTGGTAAATGGCTAGGTGACTACAATGATGGATATATAGAAATGAAAGATGTTGCTTTTCCAGCTGCTAAAGATAAGATACTAATTCCTATCACTCACAATGAGCTAAACAAGAGAATAGGAACTGCAAGATACATACATAATTTTATTTCAAAGGGGAAATTTAGATTAGAGTAA
- a CDS encoding glutaredoxin domain-containing protein, whose protein sequence is MPKVYGSMLCPDCVEAKEYFEKVNYKYEFVNITESMKNLKEFLSLRDNRKEFDDAKKFGYVGIPAILTDDNKIILGDEVLQVK, encoded by the coding sequence ATGCCAAAAGTATATGGATCAATGCTTTGTCCTGATTGTGTTGAAGCAAAAGAATATTTTGAAAAAGTTAATTACAAATATGAGTTTGTAAATATTACTGAAAGTATGAAAAATTTAAAAGAATTTTTATCTTTAAGAGACAATAGAAAAGAATTTGACGATGCAAAGAAATTTGGATATGTTGGAATTCCTGCTATATTAACTGATGATAATAAAATTATCCTTGGTGATGAAGTTCTTCAAGTAAAATAA